Genomic window (Streptomyces liliiviolaceus):
CGTACGCGAGGACCGGGACCGTCAGCCGGGCGCGCAGCCCCGCCGGGGACGGGGGCCTCCCGGTGCGGGCCGGCTCCGTGGGTATCGGCTCCTGCATGGCACTTCCCTGAGCGCGAGACATGGCAAGGTGAACAGCCATTCAACTTAGCGGATGAATGGCTGTTCACCAACCCATGGGGATCGGGCTCGGATGCCCGGTGAATTCCCATTCACCAGCTGCTCGTGTTGCCGGATCCGGAGAAATGCGTCTCGCTACGAGGCTTTCGGGCCGGGGGCCGCCGTGCGTGCGGCGTCCAGGTCCTCGATGGTCCCGCCGACCTTCGTACGCAGCGTTTCCAGCATGTTCGGCTTCGCGCTGATGGCCCACTGCGGACCGACGAGGTACTTGCCTCCGTACATGGAGGCGCTGTCGAGCCAGGTCAGCTTGTACTTCTCGGCGGGGAAGGTGGTGATGAGGTAATCGCCGTCGGCGGTGTCGCAGACGCCCTCGCGCAGTTCGTCCGCGTCGGTCCTGATCTTGACCTTGCAGCCGGTCAGGTCCGCGATCACCTCGACCTTGGCCGGTGCCACCACGCCGGCGGAGGGGGCGGACATCGCGGAGGTCTCGGCCGCTTTGTCCTCCGCGCTCTTGTCCGTGTCCCCGCCGCAGGCCGTGGCCAGCGGCAACAGGGCCAGGCCGCCGGCCAGGGCGACGCCGCGCACCGCGCGGGCGACGAGGGTGCGGCCGGTACGTCCTCGCTGTGGCTGCTGTCGCTGCTGTGACACGTGCCTCTCCGTATCCGTGCTGGTCCCGCGTGAGCGGGCAGGTGTTCCAGAGGGATACGGAGGAGCAGTGCCGGCCGTTCACCCGCCTCGCTCACCTCGCTCGACTGTCAGCTCCGCTCTCTCAGCTGAACGGGTCGAGCGTGATGTACGCCGTCTGCGGATTGCCGTCGTTGACCAGCGACTCGTGGGCGCCGACGTCGTCGAACGCGAAGCCGTAGGCCTTGCCGTCGGCCATCTGCTCGTGGATCTTCTTGGCGTAGTGGTTGGTCACCGCGTCCTGGTAGAAGCCGGCGGAACCGCTGTCGGGCTGGTTGGAGTTGGTGAGGAGCGTGGAGCGGTTGTAGCCCGCGCACAGGGTGCGGGAGATCGGACCGCGGACCAGGTCGTTGGGCGCGTCCAGCAGCTTGTAGCAGCCGAAGACGCTGTCCGAGTCGGGCTTCTGGAACGAGGTGACGACCGCGCCGGCGCTGTTGGTGAAGTTCATGACGTTGCCGGAGACCCTGCCGAAGTACTTGGTGCCGGGCTGGTCGGCGAACGGGGTGACCGTCAGCGTGGAGCTGGCGTACTTGGTCCACACCCGGTTGATGTAGTCGTTCATGACGGTGCCCGGCAGGGCGCCGGCCTCGATGCCGTGCCCGGGTGCGAGCGCGCGCAGAATGGTGCCGTCCGAGCGGGTCTTGATGAGGTTGGCCCAGCCGCCGGACTGGCTGCGCAGGGAGTTGAAGAAGGCGTTGTAGCCGCCGGCCTTCAGGTGTCCGGTGGTCTTGACGGTGCCGGCGGCGGTCTTGACGCCGACCGCGTACGGGGCCGAGAACATGTCGACCTGCGTGCTGTTGATCCACAGCCCGCCGTCGTTCAGGGTGTACTCGGTCCAGTTGAAGAGGATGTTCGCGTTCGGGTCGGACGGGTTCTGCACCGCGGGCTGCACGAGCCCGCCGGTGGTCAGCTTGAAGACCAGCTTCTGGCCGTACGAGAAGTAGACCCGGCCGGAGAACTTCGGCATGCGGATCGTCTTGGTCTGGCCGTTGGCCGGTCCGGCGATCGAGGCGTCGGGCGCGGGGGTCGGCGGGTTGCCGCCCGCGGGCCAGGCGTGGAAGGTGCCGTTCGCGTCGGCCCAGCCCTGCTGGCCGGTCGAGAGCAGGGTCCCGATGACGTAGACGTAGACCTGGTCGCCGCGCCCGGAGCTGTTCTTGAGTTCGAGCGGGATGGTCGTGGGTACCGCGGCCTCGGCGTGGGAAACGGGTCCCACCGCCGTGAGCGCCGTGGCGACGGCCGCCGCGGCGACCAGGGGCACCAGCATTCTTCGCATGGCTAGCACGCTCGTCCTCCTACCAGGTGGAAGCGGACCGTTCGACTCCTCATGAGAGCGCTCTCAGAGTGCTCCCATGAGGCGAACACGTCAAGGTCTAGACCAACATTCGTTGACACTGGTAGGTCGACCTGAGCGGTACGGGTCCGGTGCGCGTAGCGATGCGCGCGGTATGGGTGCGGACGCGTGCGGCACGCGTACGGATGCGGCACGCGTACGGATGCGGTACGCGTACGGATGCGGTACGCGTACCGATACGTCAGCCGCGGGCCATCGCGATCGACCCCGCGAGCCGCTCCCCCGCCTCGTAGATCATGTACGGGACTCCGCCGTCCGTGCCGAAGGACGGGGCGGCGGCGCGGCCGTTCTCCGGCGCGGCACTGCGGGAGTTGTAGAAGATCCCGAGGTGCGTGCGCTTGCTGAAGTCGTTGCCGACCTCGGTGATCATGATGTCGCCGCCGCTCGACTTGTCCTTGTTGTAGACGACGTACGTGCTGTTGTTGCGGTGCAGCAGGTGGGGACCGCCGACGTTGACGGCTCCGACGTCCGTGTGCCGGACGAGCGGCTGCTGGTCGAAGGTCCAGTTGCGTCCGTCGGCCGACCAGCCCCAGTGGATGTCACGGTGGTTGCTGGTGTTGTTCAGCATGAAGAGCATCACGAAGTGGGCTCCCCTGGACGGCAGTTCGTGCGGGAAGACCCGGGCGTACGACGTCTCGGTCGTGCCGCTGGGCAGCATGGACGTGGACAGGACGACCTTGTCGTAGGTGAAGTTGATGCCGTCCTTGGAGCGGGCCAGGCGGGTCGTCGTGTTCTCCCCGTGGAAGTACATCCACATTTCCTTGGAGGCCTCGATCCACATCACATGTGCGGACGCGACATGACTGACCTTGTAGTGCGGCTGCCAGTTGTTGGAGACGATCGGGTTGTTCGGGTACTCCGTGAACGGGCCTTCGAGGGAGTCGCCGTACGCCAGGCAGATGCCGCCGGGCGCGTCGTGCGGCCCGTAGTACAGGTAGTACCTGCCCAGCGGGTTGGCGAGACGGCCGGCCGTGCCCCGGATGCACGGGAAGATGATCTCGCCCGTCGGGTTGTACTTCAGCTGGGACGGGGTGAGCAGGGTGCGGACGTACTTGTAGTCGGGGAATCCGCCGGGTGCGGCGGCCACGGCCGGGGCGGCGGCCCCGTCCGCGATGAGGGCCTGCGCGGCCGGGGCAGCGGCTCCTTCGGCGCTGAGGGCCGGCGCGGTCGGGGCGCTCAGCCCGCCCACGGTCAGCGCGGCACCGGTGGCGGCACCGGCACGCAGGAACAGACGACGGGCGGGACGCGGCTCATTCATGGTCGACTCCAGGAAGAGAAGCGGGGGTGGGTCAGGGGTCGGTCGGAGGTCGGTCAGAGGTAGGTGGCGGCGGTGACGCACAGCCCGCCGAGCGCGACGGCCCACACGTACGGCAGGGTGCGGACCATGACCTGCTGCGGGGAGACACCCGCGTACTGGGCGGCCCACACGGTCTGGGTGCTGGTGGGGTCGGCGACGCCGAAGACCTGGTTGTACGAGGTGGCCATGCCGAGGACGACCGCGGCCGGGTAGATCCCGGTGGAGATCAGGACACCGGCGATACCGGCGCCCAGTCCGAACACGTTCAGCGGCCCCCGGTACAGGCACAGCGGCACGAGCAGGGTGAAGACACCCACGAACAGCACGGCGTTCTGCGGGCTGACCGCCTTCACCAGCGGTTCGAGCGCTTCGACCGCGCCTGGCAGTTTCACCGCGGCCAGCAGGATGCCGATGGCGATGAACAGGGCGATCGGCGGGGCCGCCACCTCGAATCCGCCGTACAGGGTGCGCAGCAGGCGCTTGTTCATCTCGCGGGGGCGGGTGGTGGTGACCAGTGCGTACAGGACGCCGGCCAACAGGGAAGGGATGATGGCGAGTTCGAAGCCCAGGGCGAGGATCAGGGGCACGGCCGGGGTGAGCAGCGCGTACCAGGGTGCGTCGCCGAGCCGCTGCCGACGGCTCGGTGAACGGGGCTTGTCCTGCACGGACTTGAGGGACCAGGTGTGCTCGACGCCCCGTCGCCGCGACTCGACGAACACATACAGGACGGCGGCCACCAGGGCGAACGGGAACAGCTTCACCATGAAACCGCGGACGGTCGGGACAGGCAGTTCCAGGGCGGTGGAGAAGAACTGCCACAGCGGCAGTTCGAAGGGGATGCCGACGGCGATGCCCATGAGGATGGTCCCGGCGGCGGTCACCTTCGGGATTCCGACCGCGATCATGGCGGGGATGCCGATGAGGCCCGCGAGCATCGCGGCGGGCGCGGAGCCGGTGACGGTGCCGACGAGCGCGGAGACCGCC
Coding sequences:
- a CDS encoding glycoside hydrolase family 64 protein produces the protein MRRMLVPLVAAAAVATALTAVGPVSHAEAAVPTTIPLELKNSSGRGDQVYVYVIGTLLSTGQQGWADANGTFHAWPAGGNPPTPAPDASIAGPANGQTKTIRMPKFSGRVYFSYGQKLVFKLTTGGLVQPAVQNPSDPNANILFNWTEYTLNDGGLWINSTQVDMFSAPYAVGVKTAAGTVKTTGHLKAGGYNAFFNSLRSQSGGWANLIKTRSDGTILRALAPGHGIEAGALPGTVMNDYINRVWTKYASSTLTVTPFADQPGTKYFGRVSGNVMNFTNSAGAVVTSFQKPDSDSVFGCYKLLDAPNDLVRGPISRTLCAGYNRSTLLTNSNQPDSGSAGFYQDAVTNHYAKKIHEQMADGKAYGFAFDDVGAHESLVNDGNPQTAYITLDPFS
- a CDS encoding glycoside hydrolase family protein, encoding MNEPRPARRLFLRAGAATGAALTVGGLSAPTAPALSAEGAAAPAAQALIADGAAAPAVAAAPGGFPDYKYVRTLLTPSQLKYNPTGEIIFPCIRGTAGRLANPLGRYYLYYGPHDAPGGICLAYGDSLEGPFTEYPNNPIVSNNWQPHYKVSHVASAHVMWIEASKEMWMYFHGENTTTRLARSKDGINFTYDKVVLSTSMLPSGTTETSYARVFPHELPSRGAHFVMLFMLNNTSNHRDIHWGWSADGRNWTFDQQPLVRHTDVGAVNVGGPHLLHRNNSTYVVYNKDKSSGGDIMITEVGNDFSKRTHLGIFYNSRSAAPENGRAAAPSFGTDGGVPYMIYEAGERLAGSIAMARG
- a CDS encoding TRAP transporter large permease subunit; translated protein: MGVVILLVMAAGVAAMLTRKLPTAFALVLLAVVIAFVAGAPLTGENSVIDTVLQEGAPALAATMIAIVLGSWLGKLLEETGVAATLVRKIVEFGGDRPVVVALGVLAVSALVGTVTGSAPAAMLAGLIGIPAMIAVGIPKVTAAGTILMGIAVGIPFELPLWQFFSTALELPVPTVRGFMVKLFPFALVAAVLYVFVESRRRGVEHTWSLKSVQDKPRSPSRRQRLGDAPWYALLTPAVPLILALGFELAIIPSLLAGVLYALVTTTRPREMNKRLLRTLYGGFEVAAPPIALFIAIGILLAAVKLPGAVEALEPLVKAVSPQNAVLFVGVFTLLVPLCLYRGPLNVFGLGAGIAGVLISTGIYPAAVVLGMATSYNQVFGVADPTSTQTVWAAQYAGVSPQQVMVRTLPYVWAVALGGLCVTAATYL